In one Lysobacter alkalisoli genomic region, the following are encoded:
- a CDS encoding M23 family metallopeptidase — MACASHPPPTAAATSTQADRPPSLPAPGRPVSRPTGISFLPTSVSQGALVIGLADPAARVEYDGRVLRVSPEGRFVLGVGRDASGVLEVRITQPDGQSLVHRIAVTPRDWPVERVSGVPPKTVDPPKAIAERIAREQARVTAARTRDDARTDFTQTFIWPVQGRISGRFGNQRVYNGKPGSAHSGMDIAAANGTPVKAPAAGIVTFADADLYLTGGTVLLDHGHGVSSNFLHLSRLDVRVGDRIEQGQVIGAVGATGRATGPHLHWGMNWFGTRVDPLLVLGDAP; from the coding sequence ATGGCCTGCGCCAGTCACCCGCCGCCCACCGCGGCGGCGACATCGACACAGGCCGACCGCCCTCCGTCCCTGCCCGCCCCCGGTCGTCCGGTCTCCCGTCCCACCGGCATCTCGTTCCTGCCGACCTCGGTTTCGCAGGGCGCACTGGTGATCGGGCTGGCCGATCCCGCTGCCCGGGTCGAGTACGACGGCCGCGTGTTGCGGGTCTCGCCGGAAGGCCGCTTCGTGCTCGGCGTTGGCCGCGACGCCAGCGGCGTGCTGGAAGTCCGGATCACTCAGCCCGACGGGCAATCCCTGGTCCACCGGATCGCGGTGACCCCGCGCGACTGGCCGGTCGAGCGCGTCAGCGGCGTGCCGCCGAAGACCGTCGATCCGCCCAAGGCCATCGCTGAACGCATCGCCCGCGAGCAGGCCCGGGTCACCGCCGCACGCACCCGCGATGATGCCCGTACCGATTTCACCCAGACTTTCATCTGGCCGGTGCAGGGACGGATCAGCGGCCGCTTCGGCAACCAGCGTGTCTACAACGGGAAACCCGGCTCGGCGCACTCGGGCATGGACATTGCCGCCGCCAACGGCACCCCGGTCAAGGCCCCGGCCGCAGGCATCGTCACCTTCGCCGACGCGGACCTGTACCTGACCGGCGGTACCGTCCTGCTTGACCACGGCCACGGCGTCAGCTCGAACTTCCTGCACCTGTCGCGGCTGGACGTGAGGGTCGGCGATCGCATCGAGCAGGGCCAGGTGATCGGCGCAGTCGGCGCCACCGGCCGTGCGACGGGGCCACATCTGCATTGGGGGATGAACTGGTTCGGCACCCGCGTCGACCCGCTGCTGGTGCTGGGCGACGCTCCCTAG
- the folE2 gene encoding GTP cyclohydrolase FolE2, translating to MNPQSSSSRQLPDVAFDAAAEARALEWVGMSHIALPLRIATPGGEPVQVAASVDVAVSLDDADARGIHMSRLYLRLQDAFASEAVTPAGLRRVLQSLVDSQDGLSSAARLVLRYDQMLLRPALASGNAGWKRYPIEIEALLVDGHLRLSLAFMVEYSSTCPASAALSRQLNAERFSADFADARPISTAVVGDWLASERGLAATPHAQRSRASVRLQLRPQFEELPLAALIDALEQRLGTPVQTAVKREDEQAFAALNAANLMFCEDAARRVAAVLGNDPHVERYEAEVAHFESLHPHDAVAKVSGSGPRHD from the coding sequence GTGAATCCCCAGTCCAGCTCCTCCCGCCAGCTCCCCGACGTGGCCTTCGATGCCGCCGCCGAGGCGCGAGCGCTGGAATGGGTCGGCATGTCGCACATCGCCCTGCCGTTGCGCATCGCCACCCCCGGTGGCGAGCCGGTGCAAGTGGCGGCTTCGGTCGATGTCGCGGTCAGCCTCGATGACGCCGATGCGCGCGGCATCCACATGTCGCGCCTGTACCTGCGCCTTCAGGACGCCTTTGCCAGCGAGGCGGTGACCCCGGCCGGCCTGCGCCGCGTGCTGCAGTCGCTGGTCGACTCGCAGGATGGCCTGTCGTCGGCCGCGCGGCTGGTGTTGCGCTACGACCAGATGCTGCTGCGGCCGGCGCTGGCCAGTGGCAATGCCGGCTGGAAGCGCTACCCGATCGAGATCGAGGCCCTGCTGGTCGACGGCCACCTGCGCCTGTCGCTGGCGTTCATGGTGGAATATTCAAGCACCTGTCCGGCCTCGGCAGCGCTGTCGCGGCAACTCAACGCCGAACGCTTTTCCGCCGACTTCGCCGACGCCCGGCCGATCTCCACCGCCGTGGTCGGCGACTGGCTGGCCTCCGAACGCGGCCTGGCCGCGACCCCGCACGCCCAGCGCAGCCGCGCCAGCGTGCGCCTGCAACTGCGTCCGCAGTTCGAGGAGTTGCCGCTGGCGGCTCTGATCGACGCGCTCGAGCAGCGTCTCGGCACGCCGGTGCAGACCGCGGTCAAGCGTGAAGACGAGCAGGCCTTCGCCGCGCTCAACGCCGCCAACCTGATGTTCTGCGAGGACGCGGCCCGTCGTGTCGCCGCGGTGCTGGGCAACGACCCGCACGTGGAACGCTACGAGGCCGAGGTCGCCCACTTCGAGAGCCTGCATCCGCACGACGCGGTGGCCAAGGTCAGCGGCAGCGGCCCCCGGCACGACTGA
- a CDS encoding isoprenoid biosynthesis enzyme family protein, protein MNIETASNQDALDSFIAKWRQRWPEWSLAEVFVPAGQRATVLAWAALLQELGDAAWGGRDPRPGEAKLAWWAEELGGWSRGARRHPLGIDLQRLPAGWDTLAAALPALQASRERPGDHAEAFALLEPFATAAAEVELRLFGAGLDRAQDPAPGAVRASRDAIAACLLQARFFHEGDGHVPLAIFARAGEGEPTAIWAGQLRQRWPMAPAATLPRRLWTALARARLGLAEPGRALKPWAVLAKAWRAARN, encoded by the coding sequence ATGAATATCGAGACCGCTTCCAACCAGGATGCGCTGGACAGCTTTATCGCCAAATGGCGGCAGCGCTGGCCGGAGTGGAGCCTGGCCGAGGTCTTCGTGCCCGCGGGCCAGCGCGCGACCGTTCTGGCCTGGGCTGCGTTGTTGCAGGAACTGGGCGACGCCGCCTGGGGCGGTCGCGATCCGCGTCCCGGCGAGGCGAAGTTGGCCTGGTGGGCCGAAGAGCTGGGTGGCTGGTCGCGCGGTGCGCGCCGGCATCCGCTCGGGATCGACCTGCAACGGTTGCCGGCAGGCTGGGACACGCTGGCGGCAGCCTTGCCGGCGCTGCAGGCCAGTCGCGAACGGCCGGGCGACCATGCCGAGGCCTTTGCATTGCTTGAGCCATTCGCCACGGCTGCGGCAGAAGTGGAGTTGCGGTTGTTCGGCGCCGGGCTGGACAGGGCGCAGGACCCCGCGCCGGGGGCCGTGCGGGCCTCGCGCGACGCGATCGCCGCCTGCCTGCTGCAGGCGCGCTTTTTCCACGAAGGCGACGGCCACGTGCCGCTGGCGATATTCGCCCGGGCCGGGGAGGGCGAGCCGACGGCGATCTGGGCCGGGCAGTTGCGCCAGCGCTGGCCGATGGCACCGGCCGCGACCCTGCCACGCCGGCTCTGGACCGCGTTGGCTAGGGCCCGATTGGGGCTGGCCGAGCCGGGCCGGGCACTGAAACCCTGGGCCGTATTGGCGAAGGCCTGGCGGGCGGCCCGCAACTGA
- the gph gene encoding phosphoglycolate phosphatase (PGP is an essential enzyme in the glycolate salvage pathway in higher organisms (photorespiration in plants). Phosphoglycolate results from the oxidase activity of RubisCO in the Calvin cycle when concentrations of carbon dioxide are low relative to oxygen. This enzyme is a member of the Haloacid Dehalogenase (HAD) superfamily of aspartate-nucleophile hydrolase enzymes (PF00702).), with the protein MSPVFPKAALFDLDGTLADSVHDLLAAANAMLEADGRAPMTLAGFRPHVSRGARAMLQAAFPDLAEDERLSRVPAFLDHYQREIGRHGGVFDGVEAMLGALEAAGTVWGIVTNKPEHLARELLPHLGWAERCAVLVGGDTLPERKPHPLPLLHAAKAIGVDPADCVYVGDDERDIVAAHAAGMRSVVALWGYRLPDDRPRDWGGDTLIEQPVELADRGRWPQR; encoded by the coding sequence ATGTCTCCAGTCTTCCCCAAGGCCGCCCTTTTCGACCTCGACGGCACCCTCGCCGACAGCGTCCACGACCTGCTCGCCGCGGCCAACGCGATGCTTGAAGCAGACGGCCGCGCGCCGATGACCTTGGCTGGATTCCGTCCGCATGTCTCGCGCGGCGCACGGGCGATGCTGCAGGCGGCGTTCCCCGACCTGGCCGAGGACGAACGCCTCTCCCGGGTGCCGGCCTTCCTCGACCACTACCAGCGCGAGATCGGCCGTCATGGAGGCGTGTTCGACGGCGTCGAGGCCATGCTCGGCGCGCTTGAAGCGGCCGGCACGGTCTGGGGCATCGTCACCAACAAACCCGAGCATCTGGCCCGCGAATTGCTGCCGCATCTCGGCTGGGCGGAGCGCTGCGCGGTATTGGTTGGCGGCGACACATTGCCCGAGCGCAAGCCGCACCCGTTGCCGCTGCTGCATGCGGCCAAGGCGATCGGAGTCGATCCGGCCGATTGTGTCTACGTCGGTGACGACGAGCGCGACATCGTCGCCGCGCACGCGGCTGGCATGCGCTCGGTGGTTGCGTTGTGGGGCTACCGCCTGCCGGACGACCGACCCCGGGACTGGGGCGGCGATACGTTGATCGAGCAGCCGGTTGAACTGGCCGATCGCGGGCGTTGGCCGCAGCGATGA